The following proteins are encoded in a genomic region of Drosophila miranda strain MSH22 chromosome 4, D.miranda_PacBio2.1, whole genome shotgun sequence:
- the LOC108162165 gene encoding mucin-5AC isoform X1: METIERNSPQMMMMLPLLFLFLSGSSVLSSPLDPEDMELLEMMLRDGDGYPNSGRSLRDISVLPATSIGCDENDSEEDFKMFDDIEESVECEDFLPPCEPAVVEEYPINHPCFLRLILLRTPLLKHDPCVNFTLAQETPKTTEKPRKPKKKCDPKSKANVTKTPGTQNGSKAMPNTGQKEVQTMPNTENNEKKILSETGEATTKKPDSNSTTISTSRAEKTSTEGSSPTKRVPNRKNRKLITPRTTTTTATTTAGATTTEKTITTEDTTTEIISTTTTEAEGEEQTTLTTTTTTTTAAPTRTTKTAATRRTTRAIPINENAQLKSIGFSKNMRATTVARRKPKKQGNSTYVKFKSNGQVGLPGQPIIKIDSQPSEFIKVVLSKDVGEMRLLAEERETSTPLTTTTSEPETTTTDESCEEDMETTNEVENETKETEYFPETEEETEEDLFVSASDMDRAKSTSTTEEPCVDAYADDQGTNLCPEFMPAYGNSNSRPPPGPRFRKPVKNYVEPILYEGSFAKPRQRIGLTQPQPQRRDYFVSNKQIVPRPRPKYRKRLPHSIYMNNIIRGVDCVDDVTASSYPQVGPYPQPFRAIQPSQGQRNWPASRRQGGGYGSVQRSPGYGPGPAPVQRIRSSPAPRYPGCSEEEQHYHNDRESNEDQHDFEEEAAALMRAPEPTPSIDPCQAEHDHPLYGQHLQQSVHDYSQSKNFFT; the protein is encoded by the exons ATGGAAACCATCGAGAGAAACAGTCCccagatgatgatgatgctgccgCTGTTATTTCTATTCCTTTCTGGATCTTCGGTTTTAAG TTCCCCTCTGGACCCAGAAGATATGGAACTGCTGGAGATGATGCTCCGGGATGGCGATGGATACCCGAATAGTGGACGCAGTCTGAGGGACATATCCGTGCTGCCGGCCACATCGATTGGCTGCGACGAGAACGATTCCGAAGAGGACTTTAAAATGTTCGACGATATCGAGGAGAGCGTAGAGTGTGAGGACTTTCTGCCACCCTGTGAACCGGCAGTGGTGGAAGAATATCCCATAAATCATCCCTGCTTTTTGCGCCTAATCCTGCTGCGGACTCCACTCCTGAAGCATGACCCATGCGTCAACTTCACACTGGCGCAAGAGACCCCGAAAACAACTGAAAAGCCTAGAAAGCCCAAGAAGAAATGCGATCCCAAGTCGAAGGCAAACGTTACCAAAACTCCAGGTACTCAGAATGGGTCGAAAGCGATGCCAAACACTGGCCAAAAGGAAGTCCAAACAATGCCCAATACTGAAAATAATGAAAAGAAAATACTTTCCGAAACTGGCGAAGCGACAACCAAAAAACCCGATTCAAATTCAACAACAATCTCAACATCAAGAGCAGAGAAAACTTCTACTGAAGGTAGTTCCCCAACAAAAAGAGTTCCAAATCGAAAGAACAGAAAGCTAATCACTCCCAggaccacaacaacaacagcaacaaccacaGCCGGAGCCACGACCACAGAGAAGACCATCACTACAGAGGATACAACGACAGAGATCAttagcaccaccaccaccgaaGCAGAAGGAGAAGAACAAACAACCttaacgacaacgacaacgacaacgacagcaGCACCCACCAGAACCACCAAAACAGCAGCCACTCGTCGCACAACCAGAGCAATTCCAATCAACGAGAACGCCCAACTGAAATCCATTGGCTTTTCGAAAAATATGAGAGCTACCACAGTCGCTCGTCGAAAACCTAAAAAGCAAGGCAATAGTACTTATGTAAAATTCAAATCCAATGGCCAAGTGGGACTTCCAGGCCAACCCATAATCAAGATCGATAGCCAACCCAGCGAGTTCATTAAAGTCGTTCTATCCAAAGATGTGGGGGAAATGCGGCTACTGgcggaagagagagagacttcAACACCCTTGACAACCACAACATCCGAGCCGGAAACGACGACAACTGATGAGAGCTGCGAAGAAGACATGGAAACCACCAACGAAGTGGAAAATGAAACAAAAGAAACAGAATATTTCCCAGAAACCGAAGAGGAAACCGAAGAAG ATCTGTTTGTTTCAGCATCAGACATGGATAGAGCCAAGTCAACCTCAACCACGGAGGAGCCCTGCGTAGACGCTTACGCCGATGATCAGGGAACAAATCTCTGTCCGGAGTTTATGCCAGCATACGGCAACT CAAACTCCAGGCCCCCACCAGGACCACGGTTTCGAAAGCCCGTGAAGAACTATGTGGAACCCATTCTATACGAGGGATCCTTTGCCAAGCCGCGCCAGAGGATCGGATTAACACAACCCCAACCGCAGCGCCGGGACTACTTTGTAAGCAACAAGCAGATAGTGCCAAGACCAAGGCCCAAGTACAGGAAGCGGCTGCCTCACTCGATCTACATGAATAATATTATAAGGGGTGTGGACTGCGTGGACGATGTGACTGCGAGTTCCTACCCACAGGTTGGCCCTTATCCACAGCCCTTTAGAGCCATACAACCATCTCAGGGGCAACGCAACTGGCCAGCGAGTCGTCGACAAGGAGGAGGATATGGCTCTGTCCAGAGGAGCCCTGGCTATGGTCCGGGACCAGCGCCGGTTCAACGTATCCGTTCCTCTCCGGCTCCTCGATATCCGGGATGTTCAGAGGAAGAGCAACACTATCACAATGACAGGGAGAGCAATGAGGATCAGCATGACTTCGAGGAGGAGGCAGCCGCCTTGATGCGAGCACCCGAACCGACACCCAGCATAGATCCCTGCCAGGCAGAGCATGATCACCCCCTTTACGGACAGCATCTCCAGCAATCAGTCCACGATTATTCACAATCCAAAAACTTCTTTACCTAA
- the LOC108162165 gene encoding mucin-5AC isoform X2 — METIERNSPQMMMMLPLLFLFLSGSSVLSSPLDPEDMELLEMMLRDGDGYPNSGRSLRDISVLPATSIGCDENDSEEDFKMFDDIEESVECEDFLPPCEPAVVEEYPINHPCFLRLILLRTPLLKHDPCVNFTLAQETPKTTEKPRKPKKKCDPKSKANVTKTPGTQNGSKAMPNTGQKEVQTMPNTENNEKKILSETGEATTKKPDSNSTTISTSRAEKTSTEGSSPTKRVPNRKNRKLITPRTTTTTATTTAGATTTEKTITTEDTTTEIISTTTTEAEGEEQTTLTTTTTTTTAAPTRTTKTAATRRTTRAIPINENAQLKSIGFSKNMRATTVARRKPKKQGNSTYVKFKSNGQVGLPGQPIIKIDSQPSEFIKVVLSKDVGEMRLLAEERETSTPLTTTTSEPETTTTDESCEEDMETTNEVENETKETEYFPETEEETEEASDMDRAKSTSTTEEPCVDAYADDQGTNLCPEFMPAYGNSNSRPPPGPRFRKPVKNYVEPILYEGSFAKPRQRIGLTQPQPQRRDYFVSNKQIVPRPRPKYRKRLPHSIYMNNIIRGVDCVDDVTASSYPQVGPYPQPFRAIQPSQGQRNWPASRRQGGGYGSVQRSPGYGPGPAPVQRIRSSPAPRYPGCSEEEQHYHNDRESNEDQHDFEEEAAALMRAPEPTPSIDPCQAEHDHPLYGQHLQQSVHDYSQSKNFFT; from the exons ATGGAAACCATCGAGAGAAACAGTCCccagatgatgatgatgctgccgCTGTTATTTCTATTCCTTTCTGGATCTTCGGTTTTAAG TTCCCCTCTGGACCCAGAAGATATGGAACTGCTGGAGATGATGCTCCGGGATGGCGATGGATACCCGAATAGTGGACGCAGTCTGAGGGACATATCCGTGCTGCCGGCCACATCGATTGGCTGCGACGAGAACGATTCCGAAGAGGACTTTAAAATGTTCGACGATATCGAGGAGAGCGTAGAGTGTGAGGACTTTCTGCCACCCTGTGAACCGGCAGTGGTGGAAGAATATCCCATAAATCATCCCTGCTTTTTGCGCCTAATCCTGCTGCGGACTCCACTCCTGAAGCATGACCCATGCGTCAACTTCACACTGGCGCAAGAGACCCCGAAAACAACTGAAAAGCCTAGAAAGCCCAAGAAGAAATGCGATCCCAAGTCGAAGGCAAACGTTACCAAAACTCCAGGTACTCAGAATGGGTCGAAAGCGATGCCAAACACTGGCCAAAAGGAAGTCCAAACAATGCCCAATACTGAAAATAATGAAAAGAAAATACTTTCCGAAACTGGCGAAGCGACAACCAAAAAACCCGATTCAAATTCAACAACAATCTCAACATCAAGAGCAGAGAAAACTTCTACTGAAGGTAGTTCCCCAACAAAAAGAGTTCCAAATCGAAAGAACAGAAAGCTAATCACTCCCAggaccacaacaacaacagcaacaaccacaGCCGGAGCCACGACCACAGAGAAGACCATCACTACAGAGGATACAACGACAGAGATCAttagcaccaccaccaccgaaGCAGAAGGAGAAGAACAAACAACCttaacgacaacgacaacgacaacgacagcaGCACCCACCAGAACCACCAAAACAGCAGCCACTCGTCGCACAACCAGAGCAATTCCAATCAACGAGAACGCCCAACTGAAATCCATTGGCTTTTCGAAAAATATGAGAGCTACCACAGTCGCTCGTCGAAAACCTAAAAAGCAAGGCAATAGTACTTATGTAAAATTCAAATCCAATGGCCAAGTGGGACTTCCAGGCCAACCCATAATCAAGATCGATAGCCAACCCAGCGAGTTCATTAAAGTCGTTCTATCCAAAGATGTGGGGGAAATGCGGCTACTGgcggaagagagagagacttcAACACCCTTGACAACCACAACATCCGAGCCGGAAACGACGACAACTGATGAGAGCTGCGAAGAAGACATGGAAACCACCAACGAAGTGGAAAATGAAACAAAAGAAACAGAATATTTCCCAGAAACCGAAGAGGAAACCGAAGAAG CATCAGACATGGATAGAGCCAAGTCAACCTCAACCACGGAGGAGCCCTGCGTAGACGCTTACGCCGATGATCAGGGAACAAATCTCTGTCCGGAGTTTATGCCAGCATACGGCAACT CAAACTCCAGGCCCCCACCAGGACCACGGTTTCGAAAGCCCGTGAAGAACTATGTGGAACCCATTCTATACGAGGGATCCTTTGCCAAGCCGCGCCAGAGGATCGGATTAACACAACCCCAACCGCAGCGCCGGGACTACTTTGTAAGCAACAAGCAGATAGTGCCAAGACCAAGGCCCAAGTACAGGAAGCGGCTGCCTCACTCGATCTACATGAATAATATTATAAGGGGTGTGGACTGCGTGGACGATGTGACTGCGAGTTCCTACCCACAGGTTGGCCCTTATCCACAGCCCTTTAGAGCCATACAACCATCTCAGGGGCAACGCAACTGGCCAGCGAGTCGTCGACAAGGAGGAGGATATGGCTCTGTCCAGAGGAGCCCTGGCTATGGTCCGGGACCAGCGCCGGTTCAACGTATCCGTTCCTCTCCGGCTCCTCGATATCCGGGATGTTCAGAGGAAGAGCAACACTATCACAATGACAGGGAGAGCAATGAGGATCAGCATGACTTCGAGGAGGAGGCAGCCGCCTTGATGCGAGCACCCGAACCGACACCCAGCATAGATCCCTGCCAGGCAGAGCATGATCACCCCCTTTACGGACAGCATCTCCAGCAATCAGTCCACGATTATTCACAATCCAAAAACTTCTTTACCTAA